A single genomic interval of Cupriavidus sp. MP-37 harbors:
- a CDS encoding 1-acyl-sn-glycerol-3-phosphate acyltransferase yields the protein MIWLRKTALVLHLLRGLLTCALLFPWLGVRSREWHIRRWSRQLLRICGVEVEVVDATGTAHTGAARQGAMVVSNHISWLDIYVIHSWQPVRFVAKSEIRSWPLIGWLCDKTGTIFIERARKRDAHRVLHDITDVMLQGDLVGVFPEGTTTDGTSVLPFHANLMQAPISGGLPVQPLGLNYLDAATGQPTLAAAYIGDTTLLQSLEAVLRAPRIKARLVVGPALVPASGDRRDLAASAREVVGHLSQGAAEHAATAAQRLNQPPEPGSAPQPVPAAIG from the coding sequence ATGATCTGGCTGCGCAAGACCGCACTGGTCCTGCACCTGCTGCGCGGGTTGCTGACGTGCGCCTTGCTGTTCCCATGGCTGGGCGTGCGCTCGCGCGAGTGGCATATCCGCCGCTGGTCGCGGCAATTGTTGCGCATCTGCGGCGTCGAAGTGGAGGTGGTCGACGCCACCGGCACCGCGCACACCGGCGCGGCGCGGCAGGGGGCGATGGTGGTGTCCAACCACATCTCGTGGCTGGATATCTACGTCATCCACAGCTGGCAGCCGGTGCGCTTCGTCGCCAAGTCCGAGATCCGCAGCTGGCCGCTGATCGGCTGGCTGTGCGACAAGACCGGCACCATCTTCATCGAGCGGGCACGCAAGCGGGATGCGCATCGGGTGCTGCATGACATTACGGATGTGATGCTGCAGGGGGATCTGGTGGGGGTGTTTCCGGAGGGGACGACGACGGATGGCACGAGCGTGCTGCCGTTCCATGCCAATCTGATGCAGGCGCCGATTTCGGGCGGGCTGCCGGTGCAGCCGCTGGGGTTGAACTACCTCGATGCCGCCACCGGCCAACCCACGCTCGCCGCCGCCTATATCGGCGACACCACACTGCTGCAATCGCTGGAGGCGGTCTTGCGCGCGCCGCGGATCAAGGCGCGGCTGGTGGTCGGGCCAGCGCTGGTGCCCGCCTCAGGCGACCGCCGCGACCTGGCAGCGTCAGCCAGGGAAGTCGTTGGCCATCTCAGCCAGGGCGCCGCCGAACACGCCGCCACGGCAGCCCAACGCCTGAATCAACCGCCCGAACCCGGTAGCGCGCCGCAGCCCGTGCCCGCTGCCATCGGCTAG
- a CDS encoding YqgE/AlgH family protein — protein MAKPEAPINLTNQFLIAMPGMADPTFSGSVVYICEHNERGALGLVINRPIDIDMATLFDKIDLKLEIQPVAHQPVYFGGPVQTERGFVLHDPVGVYVSSLAVPGGLEMTTSKDVLEAVANGSGPHRFLLTLGYSGWGAGQLEEELSRNGWLTVQADPEIIFSVPPDERFAAAIRLLGIDFTMLSGEAGHA, from the coding sequence ATGGCGAAGCCCGAAGCACCCATCAATCTGACCAATCAGTTCCTGATTGCCATGCCCGGCATGGCCGATCCGACCTTTTCGGGTTCCGTCGTCTATATCTGCGAACACAACGAGCGTGGCGCGCTCGGGCTGGTGATCAACCGGCCCATCGACATCGACATGGCCACGCTGTTCGACAAGATCGACCTCAAGCTCGAGATCCAGCCCGTGGCGCACCAGCCCGTTTACTTCGGCGGCCCGGTGCAGACCGAGCGCGGTTTCGTGCTGCACGACCCGGTCGGCGTCTACGTCTCGTCGCTGGCCGTGCCGGGCGGGCTGGAGATGACCACCTCCAAGGACGTGCTCGAGGCCGTGGCCAACGGCAGCGGCCCGCACCGCTTCCTGCTGACGCTGGGCTATTCCGGCTGGGGCGCCGGCCAGCTCGAGGAAGAACTCAGCCGCAACGGCTGGCTTACCGTCCAGGCCGATCCCGAGATCATCTTCAGCGTGCCGCCCGACGAGCGCTTTGCCGCCGCGATCCGGCTGCTCGGCATCGACTTCACCATGCTGTCCGGCGAGGCCGGGCATGCCTGA
- a CDS encoding symmetrical bis(5'-nucleosyl)-tetraphosphatase — MPNKNVTHTSLYAIGDLQGCAPSLDALLARMPAQPALRLVGDLVNRGPASLQTLRTIRAMGDRAETVLGNHDIHLLAVASGVRKKGRHDTLDEILAAPDREELLTWLRHRPLALLENNFLLVHAGVLPQWTANQVIDLAHEVEEQLQGHNWQGFLADIFGNTPDRWHDGLRGIDRHRVVVNALTRLRYCTIDGVMDFKTKDGPGQAPVGFMPWFDVPGRRTEDVTVVCGHWSTLGLVMRPNLMALDTGCVWGGKLTAARLARDPAERTVIQVDCPQYCDPLA; from the coding sequence ATGCCCAACAAAAACGTTACACATACATCACTTTATGCCATCGGCGACCTGCAAGGCTGTGCGCCTTCCCTGGACGCCTTGCTGGCGCGCATGCCCGCCCAGCCGGCTCTGCGTCTGGTCGGCGACCTCGTCAACCGCGGCCCCGCCTCCCTCCAAACCCTCCGCACCATCCGCGCCATGGGGGACCGGGCGGAAACCGTGCTCGGCAACCACGACATCCATCTCCTCGCCGTCGCGTCCGGTGTCCGCAAAAAAGGCCGCCATGACACCCTGGACGAAATCCTCGCCGCCCCCGACCGGGAGGAGCTCCTCACCTGGCTCCGCCACCGCCCCCTTGCCCTGCTGGAAAACAACTTCCTGCTGGTCCACGCCGGCGTCCTCCCCCAATGGACGGCGAACCAAGTCATCGACCTCGCCCACGAAGTCGAAGAACAACTACAGGGCCACAACTGGCAAGGCTTCCTTGCCGACATCTTCGGCAACACCCCCGATCGCTGGCACGACGGCCTGCGCGGCATCGACCGTCACCGCGTGGTGGTCAATGCCCTCACCCGCCTGCGCTATTGCACGATCGACGGTGTGATGGACTTCAAGACCAAGGATGGCCCGGGCCAGGCGCCGGTCGGCTTCATGCCATGGTTCGACGTGCCCGGACGGCGCACGGAGGACGTGACGGTGGTCTGCGGGCACTGGTCGACGCTGGGCCTGGTGATGCGGCCGAACCTGATGGCGCTGGATACGGGTTGCGTCTGGGGTGGCAAGCTGACGGCGGCGCGCCTGGCGCGGGATCCCGCCGAGCGGACTGTCATCCAGGTGGATTGCCCGCAATATTGCGATCCTCTGGCTTGA
- the ruvX gene encoding Holliday junction resolvase RuvX: protein MPDAVGRELPRDGTVLAFDYGEKKIGVALGNFITREARALTILPNITVEGRFEAVAALIREWNPVQLIVGMPVNPEGGEQPSMKLARRFGNQLNGRFGLPVEWVDERYTSRAASMAGARRGELDAEAARIILQQYFDQFPL, encoded by the coding sequence ATGCCTGATGCCGTGGGGCGTGAACTGCCCCGCGACGGCACGGTCTTGGCATTCGACTACGGCGAAAAAAAGATCGGCGTTGCGCTGGGCAACTTCATCACGCGCGAGGCGCGTGCCCTGACCATCCTCCCCAACATCACCGTCGAAGGCCGCTTCGAGGCCGTGGCGGCGCTGATCCGGGAGTGGAACCCGGTGCAGCTGATCGTCGGCATGCCGGTCAACCCCGAAGGCGGCGAGCAACCGTCGATGAAGCTGGCGCGGCGCTTCGGCAACCAGCTCAACGGCCGCTTCGGCCTGCCGGTGGAATGGGTCGACGAGCGCTACACCTCGCGCGCCGCGTCGATGGCCGGCGCCCGCCGCGGCGAACTCGATGCCGAGGCCGCACGCATCATCCTGCAACAGTATTTCGATCAATTCCCGCTATGA
- the rfbB gene encoding dTDP-glucose 4,6-dehydratase — translation MSHILVTGGAGFIGANFVLAWLSDKSADGVVNVDKLTYAGNRKTLASVEDDPRHVFSQTDICDRAALDQLFATYKPRAVVHFAAESHVDRSIHGPGEFIQTNIVGTFTLLEAARAYWSGLAEPARSEFRFLHVSTDEVFGSLSETDPQFSETTPYAPNSPYSASKAASDHLVRAYHHTYGLPVLTTNCSNNYGPYHFPEKLIPLVIANALAGKPLPIYGDGKNVRDWLYVRDHCSAIREVLARGRLGETYNVGGWNEKTNLDVVHTLCDLLDELSPKATGSYRDQITFVKDRPGHDRRYAIDARKLERELGWKPAETFESGLRKTVQWYLDNQAWVQDVMSGEYRNWVAKQYAA, via the coding sequence TTGTCCCATATTCTGGTCACAGGGGGCGCCGGATTCATCGGTGCCAATTTCGTTCTCGCGTGGTTGAGCGATAAGTCCGCGGATGGTGTGGTGAACGTCGACAAGCTCACCTATGCGGGTAATCGGAAGACCCTCGCATCGGTCGAGGACGACCCCCGCCACGTGTTTTCGCAAACCGATATCTGCGACCGTGCCGCACTGGACCAGCTCTTCGCCACCTACAAGCCGCGTGCCGTGGTGCACTTTGCCGCCGAGAGCCACGTTGACCGCTCCATCCATGGGCCCGGTGAGTTCATCCAGACCAATATCGTTGGCACCTTTACGCTGCTGGAAGCCGCGCGCGCCTATTGGAGCGGGCTGGCCGAACCAGCCAGATCCGAATTCCGCTTCCTGCATGTGTCGACCGACGAAGTTTTCGGCTCGTTGAGCGAAACCGATCCGCAGTTCTCGGAAACGACTCCCTATGCGCCCAACAGCCCGTACTCGGCGTCCAAGGCCGCATCGGACCACCTGGTGCGCGCCTATCACCATACCTACGGCTTGCCGGTTCTGACGACGAACTGCTCGAACAACTACGGGCCTTATCATTTCCCAGAAAAACTGATTCCGCTGGTGATCGCCAACGCCCTCGCGGGCAAACCGCTGCCCATCTATGGCGACGGGAAGAATGTGCGTGACTGGCTGTACGTGCGCGACCACTGCTCGGCCATCCGCGAGGTGCTGGCACGCGGCCGCCTGGGCGAAACCTATAACGTTGGTGGCTGGAACGAGAAGACGAACTTGGACGTCGTCCACACGCTGTGCGACCTGCTCGACGAACTGTCGCCCAAGGCGACCGGCTCGTACCGCGACCAGATCACCTTCGTCAAGGATCGGCCGGGGCATGATCGCCGCTATGCGATCGATGCACGCAAGCTGGAGCGCGAACTGGGCTGGAAGCCGGCCGAGACGTTTGAGTCTGGCTTGCGCAAGACGGTGCAGTGGTACCTGGATAACCAGGCGTGGGTGCAGGACGTGATGTCGGGGGAGTATCGGAATTGGGTGGCGAAGCAATATGCCGCGTAA
- the rfbC gene encoding dTDP-4-dehydrorhamnose 3,5-epimerase, which translates to MSLTVIPTALPEVLILEPKVFGDERGFFMESFNARVFEEATGVHRTFVQDNHSRSALGVLRGLHYQIRNPQGKLLRVTSGEVYDVAVDLRRSSRNFGKWVGVMLSEANKRQLWVPEGFAHGFVVTSASADVLYKTTDYWYPEHERTLLWNDPALAIDWPLSGPPTLAQKDQKGARLEAVETFS; encoded by the coding sequence ATGAGCCTTACCGTCATTCCGACCGCGCTCCCGGAGGTTCTGATCCTCGAGCCAAAGGTTTTCGGCGACGAACGAGGGTTCTTCATGGAGAGCTTCAATGCCAGAGTCTTTGAGGAAGCCACAGGAGTCCACCGCACTTTTGTGCAGGACAACCATTCGCGTTCCGCGCTTGGGGTGCTCCGTGGCCTCCATTACCAGATTCGAAATCCGCAGGGAAAGCTCCTTCGTGTCACCTCCGGCGAGGTCTATGATGTGGCGGTTGACTTACGCCGCAGCTCTCGGAATTTCGGCAAATGGGTAGGAGTTATGCTTTCCGAAGCGAATAAGCGGCAATTGTGGGTGCCGGAAGGTTTTGCACACGGTTTCGTGGTGACATCTGCATCTGCCGATGTTCTGTACAAGACGACCGACTACTGGTACCCGGAGCATGAGCGCACTTTGCTGTGGAACGATCCGGCGCTTGCGATCGACTGGCCGCTGTCCGGCCCGCCGACCCTCGCACAGAAAGACCAGAAGGGAGCCCGGCTCGAGGCCGTGGAGACCTTTTCTTAA
- the rfbA gene encoding glucose-1-phosphate thymidylyltransferase RfbA, whose product MRKGIILAGGSGTRLYPITRSVSKQLLPVYDKPMIYYPLSTLMLAGIRDIMIISTPEDTPRFSDMLGDGSNWGINLQYAVQPSPDGLAQAFIIGREFIGNDPSTLILGDNIFHGHDLVSQLTRSASQSEGATVFAYHVHDPERYGVVEFDHQFRALSLEEKPANPRSNYAVTGLYFYDNQVCDIAADIKPSARGELEITDVNKRYLEAAQLEVEIMGRGYAWLDTGTHESLLEAASFIATLQNRQGLMVACPEEIAYRSKWISAERVEELAKPLCKSGYGKYLQQIILGNVK is encoded by the coding sequence ATGCGTAAAGGCATTATCCTGGCTGGCGGTTCCGGCACCCGGCTCTACCCGATCACGAGATCGGTGTCCAAGCAGTTACTGCCCGTGTATGACAAGCCGATGATCTACTATCCGCTGTCCACGCTGATGCTGGCGGGAATCCGGGACATTATGATTATTTCTACGCCGGAAGATACGCCGCGGTTTTCCGATATGCTGGGTGACGGCAGCAATTGGGGTATCAATCTACAGTATGCAGTGCAGCCATCGCCCGATGGTCTGGCTCAGGCCTTTATTATTGGGCGCGAATTTATTGGCAACGATCCCAGTACGCTGATTCTCGGTGACAACATCTTCCATGGTCATGACCTGGTTAGCCAGTTGACTAGGTCGGCCAGCCAATCCGAAGGCGCCACCGTTTTTGCGTACCACGTGCATGATCCCGAGCGGTATGGAGTTGTCGAGTTCGATCACCAGTTCCGTGCGCTTTCCCTGGAAGAGAAGCCGGCCAATCCGCGTTCGAACTATGCGGTGACAGGGCTTTACTTTTACGACAATCAGGTTTGCGACATTGCTGCTGACATCAAGCCGTCAGCACGCGGCGAACTCGAGATCACCGACGTCAACAAGCGCTATCTCGAGGCAGCGCAACTCGAGGTGGAGATCATGGGACGTGGCTACGCATGGCTCGACACCGGTACGCACGAGTCTTTGCTCGAGGCGGCCAGTTTCATCGCCACGCTGCAGAACCGCCAAGGGTTGATGGTGGCCTGCCCCGAAGAGATCGCCTATCGCAGCAAGTGGATCAGCGCGGAGCGAGTGGAGGAACTAGCTAAGCCTTTATGTAAGAGCGGCTACGGCAAATACCTCCAGCAAATCATTTTGGGTAACGTGAAATGA
- the rfbD gene encoding dTDP-4-dehydrorhamnose reductase: MPRNAAIPTFLVTGSNGQVGFELRRSLAPLGKVVALDRSSCDLTTPDDIRRVVREYQPDVIVNPAAYTAVDKAESEPELAYAINGTAVEVLAAEAKALGSLLVHYSTDYVFDGSKVGAYVETDAVNPQSVYGKSKLAGEQAISAAGGANLVFRTCWVAGAHGGNFAKTMLKLGRERDSLRVIADQFGAPTTAALIADVTAQVVARHWLSGDRAAFASGIYHLAAAGETSWHAYATEVLRYAAASGIELKVDPSRIEAIPATAYPLPAPRPANSRLDTSKLRQTFGIHLPDWQQGVHYLLDQIFS; the protein is encoded by the coding sequence ATGCCGCGTAACGCCGCCATTCCCACCTTCCTTGTAACGGGCAGCAACGGCCAGGTCGGTTTCGAGCTGCGCCGCAGCCTGGCCCCGCTCGGCAAAGTCGTGGCGCTCGATCGTTCGAGCTGTGACTTGACCACGCCCGACGACATCCGTCGCGTGGTGCGCGAGTACCAGCCCGATGTCATCGTCAATCCTGCCGCTTATACGGCAGTCGACAAGGCGGAGTCTGAACCGGAACTGGCTTACGCCATCAACGGCACGGCCGTGGAAGTGCTGGCAGCAGAGGCAAAAGCGCTCGGCAGCCTATTGGTGCACTACTCCACCGATTATGTGTTTGATGGCAGCAAGGTCGGGGCCTACGTCGAAACCGATGCAGTAAACCCGCAATCGGTTTACGGCAAGAGCAAACTTGCGGGCGAGCAGGCCATTTCCGCCGCCGGGGGGGCCAATCTCGTTTTCCGCACCTGCTGGGTCGCCGGCGCGCATGGCGGCAACTTTGCCAAGACCATGCTGAAGCTGGGCCGCGAACGCGACAGCCTGCGCGTGATTGCCGATCAATTCGGGGCTCCGACTACGGCAGCGCTGATTGCCGACGTGACCGCGCAGGTGGTGGCGCGCCATTGGCTTTCGGGAGATCGGGCAGCGTTCGCATCAGGCATCTACCATCTTGCCGCGGCTGGCGAGACGAGCTGGCATGCGTACGCCACCGAAGTGCTGCGCTATGCCGCCGCCAGTGGCATCGAACTGAAGGTAGACCCGTCCCGCATCGAAGCGATTCCCGCTACGGCGTATCCGTTGCCTGCACCGCGCCCGGCCAACTCGCGCCTGGACACGAGCAAGCTGCGTCAGACCTTCGGCATCCATCTTCCAGACTGGCAGCAGGGCGTGCACTACCTGTTGGACCAGATCTTCTCCTGA
- a CDS encoding pseudouridine synthase: MTLDRILQSQGFGTRRYCGDLIAAGLVEVNGELCEDPRAQFEVDGLRLTVDGEEWLACTKAYLMLNKPAGYECSQRPRHHPSVYNLLPVPLRQREVQAVGRLDHDTTGLLLLTDDGQFIHAQTSPKRKVPKVYEVTTAEPVTPEQAEALRSGVQLLDEPAPIAAEACEITGERSLRLTLVQGKYHQVKRMVAAAGNHVNALHRSAIGSLQLDPALAEGEWRWLTADELAALTRKA, translated from the coding sequence ATGACTCTCGACCGCATCCTTCAATCCCAGGGCTTTGGCACGCGCCGGTACTGCGGCGACCTGATCGCCGCCGGGCTGGTCGAGGTCAACGGCGAGTTGTGCGAAGACCCGCGCGCGCAATTCGAGGTGGACGGCCTGCGCCTGACCGTCGACGGCGAGGAATGGCTGGCCTGCACCAAGGCCTACCTGATGCTGAACAAGCCCGCCGGCTACGAATGCTCGCAGCGCCCGCGCCACCACCCCAGTGTCTACAACCTGCTGCCGGTGCCGCTGCGCCAGCGCGAGGTGCAGGCGGTGGGGCGGCTCGACCACGACACCACCGGCCTGCTGCTGCTGACCGACGATGGCCAGTTCATCCACGCCCAGACCTCGCCCAAGCGCAAGGTGCCCAAGGTCTATGAAGTGACCACCGCCGAGCCGGTCACGCCGGAACAGGCCGAGGCGCTGCGCAGCGGCGTGCAGCTGCTGGACGAACCGGCGCCGATCGCGGCGGAAGCCTGCGAGATCACCGGCGAACGCAGCCTGCGCCTGACGCTGGTGCAAGGCAAGTACCACCAGGTCAAGCGCATGGTCGCGGCCGCGGGCAACCACGTGAACGCGCTGCATCGCAGCGCCATCGGCAGCCTGCAGCTCGATCCGGCATTGGCCGAAGGCGAGTGGCGTTGGCTGACGGCGGACGAACTGGCCGCGCTGACCCGCAAGGCCTGA
- a CDS encoding aspartate carbamoyltransferase catalytic subunit has product MTKTFRNPQLTKNGELKHLLSIEGLSRDMITHILDTASQFVSLSDSDRDVKKVPLLRGKSVFNLFFENSTRTRTTFEIAAKRLSADVLNLNINASSTSKGESLLDTINNLSAMSADMFVVRHASSGAPYLIAEHVAPHVHVINAGDGRHAHPTQGLLDMYTIRHFKKDFTNLTVAIVGDILHSRVARSDIHALTTLGVPEVRAIGPRTLLPSGLEQMGVRVFHSMEEGLKGVDVVIMLRLQNERMSGALLPSAQEYFKAYGLTPERLALAKPDAIVMHPGPMNRGVEIDSAVADGPQSVILNQVTFGIAVRMAVMGIVAGNND; this is encoded by the coding sequence ATGACCAAGACGTTCCGCAACCCGCAGCTCACCAAGAACGGCGAACTGAAGCACCTGCTGTCGATCGAGGGGTTGTCGCGTGACATGATCACGCACATCCTCGACACCGCCAGCCAGTTTGTCTCGCTGTCCGACTCTGACCGCGATGTCAAGAAGGTGCCGCTGCTGCGCGGCAAGAGCGTGTTCAACCTGTTCTTCGAGAACTCCACCCGCACCCGCACCACCTTCGAGATCGCCGCCAAGCGGCTGTCGGCGGACGTGCTGAACCTGAACATCAACGCCTCGTCGACCAGCAAGGGCGAGTCGCTGCTGGACACCATCAACAACCTGTCGGCGATGTCCGCCGACATGTTCGTGGTGCGCCATGCCAGCTCGGGCGCGCCGTACCTGATCGCCGAGCACGTCGCGCCGCACGTGCACGTGATCAACGCCGGCGACGGCCGCCACGCGCATCCGACGCAGGGCCTGCTGGACATGTACACGATCCGGCATTTCAAGAAGGACTTCACCAACCTGACGGTGGCCATCGTCGGCGACATCCTGCACTCGCGGGTGGCCCGTTCCGACATCCACGCGCTGACCACGCTCGGCGTGCCCGAAGTGCGCGCCATCGGCCCGCGCACGCTGCTGCCGTCCGGGCTGGAGCAGATGGGCGTGCGCGTGTTCCACAGCATGGAAGAGGGCCTCAAGGGCGTGGACGTGGTGATCATGCTGCGGCTGCAGAACGAGCGCATGAGCGGGGCGCTGCTGCCGTCGGCGCAGGAATACTTCAAGGCCTACGGCCTGACCCCTGAACGCCTGGCGCTGGCCAAGCCCGATGCCATCGTGATGCACCCGGGACCGATGAACCGCGGCGTCGAGATCGACTCCGCCGTCGCCGACGGCCCGCAGTCGGTGATCCTGAACCAGGTGACCTTCGGCATCGCCGTGCGCATGGCGGTGATGGGCATCGTGGCGGGGAACAACGACTGA
- a CDS encoding ABC transporter permease has protein sequence MQKFETSISSLGRSVLQHKGLILSFARRDVVGRYKGSMFGILWSLLTPLFMLAIYTFVFGAIFKARWGVGSTSKTEFAIVLFAGLIMFNIFSECIGRAPSTILSNANFVKKVVFPLEILPLAHLLSALFHAVISLLVLLVFEATIGNGVPATVFLLPVVMAPFLLFIAGLSWWLAATGVYFRDIGQTIGLMITALMFLSPVFFPISSLPQQWQIVAKFNPLTLPIEQARNVIVWGSPVHWGEWAAYSVACCAVAWLGYAWFQKTRKGFADVL, from the coding sequence ATGCAGAAATTTGAGACGTCGATATCGTCACTAGGGCGATCCGTGCTGCAGCACAAGGGCCTGATCCTGAGCTTTGCCCGACGCGATGTCGTCGGCCGCTACAAGGGGTCAATGTTCGGCATTCTATGGTCGCTGCTGACGCCGCTGTTCATGCTTGCGATCTACACGTTTGTATTCGGGGCAATCTTTAAGGCGCGCTGGGGCGTTGGCTCGACGTCCAAGACCGAGTTTGCGATCGTGCTGTTCGCGGGCCTGATCATGTTCAACATCTTTTCTGAATGCATCGGTCGGGCCCCAAGCACCATCCTGTCCAACGCGAACTTCGTGAAGAAGGTCGTGTTTCCGCTCGAAATTCTGCCGCTGGCGCACCTGCTGTCAGCACTATTTCATGCTGTTATCAGTTTGCTAGTGCTCCTGGTCTTCGAGGCGACTATCGGCAATGGCGTGCCTGCCACTGTCTTCTTGTTGCCAGTGGTGATGGCGCCTTTTCTCTTGTTCATCGCCGGGTTAAGCTGGTGGCTTGCAGCCACGGGCGTTTATTTCCGGGATATCGGCCAGACCATCGGCCTGATGATTACAGCCCTGATGTTCCTGTCGCCCGTGTTCTTTCCGATTTCCTCGCTGCCACAGCAATGGCAGATCGTGGCGAAGTTCAATCCCCTTACCTTACCCATTGAACAGGCGCGCAACGTCATTGTCTGGGGCTCTCCGGTCCACTGGGGCGAGTGGGCAGCTTATTCGGTAGCGTGCTGTGCCGTAGCTTGGCTCGGCTATGCATGGTTCCAGAAGACCAGGAAGGGATTTGCAGATGTCCTCTGA
- the pyrR gene encoding bifunctional pyr operon transcriptional regulator/uracil phosphoribosyltransferase PyrR, whose amino-acid sequence MTQISVPDAESLYRKLLDQAQALIPEPERARWSVAGIHSGGAWIAARLAADLQLPDHGVINVAFHRDDYAKKGLHSQAQPTTLPFAVDDRNILLIDDVLATGRTIRAAVNELFDYGRPARVALGVLVDRGGRQLPIAADLCAAEMALPPGTTLVLSRQGEGADAQFAFATEPTEPTDSATG is encoded by the coding sequence ATGACGCAGATTTCCGTTCCCGACGCCGAGTCGCTGTACCGCAAGCTGCTGGACCAGGCGCAGGCGCTGATCCCCGAGCCAGAGCGCGCGCGCTGGTCGGTGGCCGGCATCCACTCCGGCGGGGCCTGGATTGCCGCGCGGCTGGCGGCGGACCTGCAGCTGCCCGACCACGGCGTGATCAACGTTGCCTTCCATCGCGACGACTATGCCAAGAAGGGCCTGCACAGCCAGGCCCAGCCGACTACGCTGCCGTTTGCCGTGGACGATCGCAACATCCTGCTGATCGACGACGTGCTGGCCACCGGCCGCACCATCCGCGCCGCCGTCAACGAGCTGTTCGACTACGGCCGCCCCGCGCGCGTGGCGCTGGGCGTGCTGGTCGACCGCGGCGGCCGCCAGCTGCCGATCGCCGCCGACCTGTGCGCCGCCGAGATGGCGCTGCCGCCCGGCACGACCCTGGTGCTGTCGCGCCAGGGCGAGGGTGCGGACGCGCAATTCGCCTTCGCCACTGAACCCACCGAACCCACCGATTCCGCCACTGGCTGA
- a CDS encoding dihydroorotase, with protein sequence MKIHIQGGRLIDPASNTDAAQDLYIAAGKIVGVGSAPADFNANKVIDARGLIVCPGLVDLSARLREPGYEYKATLESEVAAATAGGVTSLVCPPDTDPVLDEPGLVEMLKFRARTLNQTHVYPLGALTLGLKGETLTEMGQLTEAGCVGFSQAEAPVRNTQVLLRALQYAQTFGFTVWLRPEDPFLGGGVAASGAVASRLGLSGVSVIAETVRLHTIFELMRSTGARVHLCRLSSAAGLELVRQAKREGLKVTCDVNIHHVSLTDMDIGYFNAQMRFSPPLRSPRDRDAIVAALADGTIDALCSDHTPVDDDEKLLPFAEASPGATGLELLLPLTLRWASEHKVPLAQALARITAEPARVIGLKAGTLAVGSAADVCVFDPKQVWKVERRSLKSQGKNSPWLGYEMEGKVRMTLVGGQVVYGNHAQA encoded by the coding sequence ATGAAGATCCACATCCAGGGCGGCCGCCTGATCGATCCGGCCAGCAACACCGACGCCGCGCAGGACCTCTACATCGCCGCCGGCAAGATCGTCGGCGTCGGCAGCGCCCCGGCGGACTTCAACGCCAACAAGGTCATCGACGCCCGGGGCCTGATCGTGTGCCCCGGCCTGGTCGACCTGTCCGCGCGCCTGCGCGAGCCGGGCTACGAATACAAGGCCACGCTCGAATCCGAGGTGGCGGCCGCCACCGCCGGCGGCGTGACCAGCCTGGTGTGCCCGCCCGACACCGACCCGGTGCTGGACGAGCCCGGCCTGGTCGAGATGCTGAAGTTCCGGGCCCGCACCCTGAACCAGACCCATGTCTATCCGCTCGGCGCGCTGACGCTGGGCCTGAAGGGCGAGACCCTGACCGAGATGGGCCAACTGACCGAGGCCGGCTGCGTCGGCTTCAGCCAGGCCGAGGCGCCGGTGCGCAACACCCAGGTGCTGCTGCGCGCGCTGCAATACGCGCAGACCTTCGGCTTCACCGTCTGGCTGCGGCCGGAAGATCCGTTCCTCGGCGGCGGCGTCGCCGCCAGCGGCGCGGTGGCCTCGCGCCTGGGCCTGTCCGGAGTGTCGGTCATTGCCGAGACGGTGCGCCTGCACACCATCTTCGAGCTGATGCGCAGCACCGGCGCCCGCGTCCACCTGTGCCGGCTGTCGTCCGCCGCCGGGCTGGAACTGGTGCGCCAGGCCAAGCGCGAAGGCCTGAAAGTGACCTGCGACGTCAATATCCACCACGTCTCGCTGACCGACATGGATATCGGCTACTTCAACGCACAGATGCGCTTCTCGCCGCCGCTGCGCAGCCCGCGCGACCGCGACGCCATCGTCGCCGCGCTGGCCGACGGCACCATCGACGCCCTGTGCTCCGACCACACGCCGGTTGACGACGACGAGAAACTGCTGCCCTTCGCCGAAGCCTCGCCGGGCGCAACCGGCCTGGAGCTGCTGCTGCCGCTGACCCTGCGCTGGGCCAGCGAGCACAAGGTGCCGCTGGCGCAGGCGCTGGCCCGCATCACCGCCGAACCCGCGCGCGTGATCGGCCTCAAGGCCGGCACCCTCGCCGTCGGCAGCGCCGCCGACGTATGCGTGTTCGATCCGAAGCAGGTGTGGAAGGTCGAGCGCCGCTCGCTCAAGAGCCAGGGCAAGAACTCGCCGTGGCTCGGCTACGAAATGGAAGGCAAGGTCCGCATGACCCTGGTCGGCGGGCAAGTCGTCTACGGCAACCACGCCCAGGCATGA